The Daucus carota subsp. sativus chromosome 2, DH1 v3.0, whole genome shotgun sequence genome includes a window with the following:
- the LOC108207389 gene encoding putative disease resistance RPP13-like protein 3, with product MVDVAVSFAIEKLSEFVTQHVDIRVGVKDGIEWLKDELSYLLISVRAVESQQYLPHVRLWTDSVRVVSDEAVIILDRFSAQQEHAAPEHGTVLDRVQSFFCICKKEANLYDIGKDIKSLKEEISRIKSRRDEFRITDIITATPTVQQRKRTLLRAASFDYKEDVIGFEVDFQTLLAQLDNQDPSLGLISIHGMGGLGKSTLASKLYHSSELSHFKSRAWVCVSEDYDIKLVLRKIIKCFRGDDRDLLSKMEELELLGHLRKILLNGDHYLAVIDDIWDVEVWKKIKNAFPDKKNGSRVIITTRNKMVAEGVEDTCFVHELSFLSKDESWQLFYKRAKPTPNLEMLGKEMVDKCGGLPLAIVILSGLLLQKKTYKFWSDVKDQLWRKLKGESSEIQELLNLSYDDLSFHIRQCFLYLARYPEDHTIRVYKLKLLWVAEEFVEEQDGVDMEDVAEDYLNELINRNMIQIELQTADGQVLVCKVHDLVRDLVVEKAREQKILGIFDSSKQYANLRRSLQGQVRHAIYNGIGEYFKLLGPNSGNLNLRSLALTTRTATLEEEEIKLMYTRFQYLKVLDLTRVYDSEGIPEEIGDLVFLKFLGLMGGPYSGKALLIPSSIGKLKRLQTLHGSDSYITTYVFPKEICELKELRHIIFNENDRNLYIGSDQTNLQTISEITYKEWCHIDTNNWTNLHTLVIPEDDDGDNEEEEEYNLESIANLTSLRTLVLLQGGVISTMQPLSSCKHLNKVVLRGKIRDVAELRFLPDSVTDLTLVTVSTEDLMSILGILSNLTSLWLYECGDKMVCGADAFPCLQFLQIKPAGDLFELQVDDGALPSLRAFTLDADKMDRIEIPLRLSSLPLVPDFTGHWW from the coding sequence ATGGTTGATGTAGCGGTATCTTTTGCTATTGAAAAGCTTAGTGAATTTGTTACTCAACATGTTGACATTAGGGTTGGAGTGAAAGATGGTATAGAGTGGCTTAAAGATGAATTGAGCTACCTGCTCATTTCTGTCAGAGCTGTAGAATCGCAACAATATTTGCCTCATGTCCGCCTGTGGACTGACAGTGTGAGAGTCGTTTCGGATGAAGCTGTAATTATCTTGGACAGGTTTTCTGCTCAACAAGAACATGCAGCTCCGGAACATGGTACTGTGTTGGATCGTGTGCAGAGTTTTTTCTGCATCTGCAAGAAAGAAGCTAATCTTTATGATATCGGTAAGGATATCAAGTCACTCAAAGAAGAAATCAGTAGGATCAAGAGTAGGCGAGATGAATTCCGTATTACTGACATAATCACAGCCACTCCTACTGTGCAACAGAGGAAGAGAACTTTGCTCAGAGCAGCTTCCTTTGATTACAAGGAGGATGTGATTGGTTTTGAGGTTGATTTTCAGACTTTGCTGGCTCAACTTGACAATCAAGATCCCTCCCTTGGCTTAATTTCCATTCATGGAATGGGGGGGCTGGGCAAGTCTACTCTTGCTAGTAAGCTGTACCACTCCAGCGAATTAAGCCATTTTAAAAGTCGTGCTTGGGTTTGTGTCTCCGAGGATTATGACATCAAACTTGTTCTGAGGAAGATTATAAAGTGTTTCAGGGGGGATGACCGAGATTTGTTGAGCAAGATGGAAGAGTTGGAGTTGTTGGGGCACCTGCGAAAGATACTGCTTAATGGTGATCACTATCTTGCGGTGATTGATGATATATGGGATGTAGAGGTTTGgaaaaagattaaaaatgcTTTTCCAGACAAAAAAAACGGCAGTAGAGTCATTATAACCACGCGGAACAAAATGGTTGCGGAGGGTGTAGAAGACACGTGTTTTGTCCATGAACTAAGTTTTTTGAGCAAAGACGAGAGCTGGCAATTATTCTATAAGAGAGCAAAACCAACCCCAAACCTGGAGATGTTAGGTAAGGAGATGGTAGATAAATGTGGAGGTTTACCCCTTGCAATCGTGATCCTGAGTGGGCTATTATTGCAGAAAAAGACCTACAAATTTTGGTCCGATGTGAAGGACCAGCTTTGGAGAAAGTTGAAGGGTGAGTCTTCGGAGATTCAAGAACTACTAAATTTGAGTTATGATGACTTGTCTTTCCACATCAGGCAATGTTTTCTGTACCTTGCAAGGTATCCTGAAGACCATACTATCCGAGTTTATAAGTTAAAGCTGTTATGGGTTGCAGAGGAATTTGTTGAGGAACAAGATGGAGTAGACATGGAGGATGTAGCTGAGGATTATTTGAATGAGCTTATTAATCGCAATATGATTCAGATAGAACTACAGACTGCTGATGGACAAGTTTTGGTATGCAAGGTCCATGATCTTGTACGTGATCTTGTTGTAGAGAAGGCTAGGGAGCAGAAGATACTGGGTATTTTTGACTCAAGTAAACAATATGCAAATCTCAGACGTTCGTTGCAAGGTCAAGTACGTCATGCAATCTACAATGGAATTGGTGAGTACTTTAAATTACTTGGGCCGAATTCTGGTAATTTAAATTTGCGTTCATTAGCACTAACTACTAGAACTGCTACACTTGAAGAAGAGGAAATAAAGTTAATGTACACGAGATTCCAATATCTCAAAGTGCTAGACTTGACCAGAGTGTATGATTCAGAGGGGATACCAGAAGAAATAGGAGATTTAGTTTTCCTAAAGTTTTTGGGCTTAATGGGTGGTCCTTACTCTGGTAAAGCTTTACTGATTCCTTCAAGTATAGGAAAATTGAAAAGGTTACAAACTTTGCATGGTTCAGACTCTTACATCACTACTTACGTATTCCCTAAGGAGATATGTGAGCTTAAGGAATTAAGGCATATAATCTTTAATgaaaatgataggaatttgtATATTGGAAGCGACCAGACAAATCTCCAAACTATAAGTGAAATAACGTATAAGGAATGGTGCCATATTGATACCAATAATTGGACCAATCTCCATACACTTGTAATTCCGGAAGACGATGATGGTGataatgaagaagaagaagaatataaTTTGGAGTCTATAGCAAATTTAACAAGTCTCCGAACATTAGTCCTCCTACAGGGTGGTGTTATTTCAACAATGCAACCACTTTCGTCTTGCAAACATCTCAACAAGGTCGTGTTGCGGGGTAAGATAAGAGATGTAGCAGAACTAAGGTTTCTGCCAGATTCAGTCACTGATTTAACACTAGTAACTGTTTCCACTGAAGATCTGATGTCCATTCTGGGGATTTTGTCCAATCTTACCTCCCTTTGGTTGTATGAATGTGGAGACAAAATGGTTTGCGGTGCAGATGCATTTCCATGTCTACAATTCTTACAAATAAAACCCGCTGGTGATCTGTTTGAACTTCAAGTTGATGACGGAGCTCTGCCTTCTTTAAGAGCTTTTACATTGGATGCTGATAAGATGGATAGAATTGAGATTCCGCTACGACTATCGTCTCTTCCTCTTGTACCAGATTTTACTGGCCATTGGTGGTAG